A DNA window from Helianthus annuus cultivar XRQ/B chromosome 15, HanXRQr2.0-SUNRISE, whole genome shotgun sequence contains the following coding sequences:
- the LOC110910261 gene encoding zinc finger BED domain-containing protein RICESLEEPER 2-like, whose translation MNMDVEDDEVHSVEVDDTNDSDDNKSGVKRQRKERSIVWQYFTKLKKKAVGGKVPSKCNKCNHIIIYDSKQGTGNHSKHIKSCYGSSFKDVGQMILNSDMKLKSSTFSQSTFREMLVAAIVMHELPLSFVDYKGFRDLFKYLQPDVNIISRNTVKFDLLKMYKREKEKVKEMLMESPGRLCLTSDLWTSIATDGYLAITVHFMDKEWVLQKRVLSFSFMPPPHTGVALCEKVFSILVEWGIENKIFSMTLDNASSNDTFIGLLREQLNKKLPLVSRGNFFHLRCCAHILNLIVQDGLKQIDECIYKVRESIKYVKGSQQRKEKFIECVQLLSLKRKKGLRQDVVTRWNSTFLMLDSALFYRRAFCHLELSDSNYKHCPNALEWEKIGKMCSFLGVFYGITNVFSGTKYPTANLYYPHVFMAYLTLKEGMGSEDEYMRNMADLMMTKFQKYWSDFSLTLAIAVVLDPRYKLHFIEWSYSQVYGRDSKEYEYVDEVLHSTFHEYVELNMDGSSSTTSNVASTSDASKGVDETGDDDSTSVFGVRARLKDFDQFQSKDFLANKKSELQLYLDESRVDRNSNLDVLTFWKANEFRYPTLARMARDFLTIPVSTVASESTFSASGRVLNEHRSSLGKDTVEALICTKDWLYGDYCNVPFSLSFVRFL comes from the exons ATGAATATGGATGTGGAAGATGATGAAGTTCACTCTGTGGAGGTAGATGATACAAACGATAGTGATGATAACAAATCAGGAGTAAAGAGACAACGAAAGGAAAGATCTATTGTGTGGCAATACTTCACTAAACTTAAAAAGAAAGCAGTCGGTGGAAAAGTTCCAAGCAAGTGCAACAAATGTAATCATATTATCATATATGATAGCAAGCAAGGTACGGGGAATCattcgaaacacataaaatcttgCTATGGTTCTAGTTTTAAAGATGTTGGTCAAATGATTTTAAATAGTGACATGAAATTAAAGTCATCTACGTTTTCTCAAAGTACGTTCCGCGAGATGCTTGTAGCTGCTATCGTTATGCATGAGTTACCTTTGTCATTTGTTGATTATAAGGGGTTTAGAGATTTATTTAAGTATCTGCAACCTGATGTCAATATCATCTCTAGAAATACTGTAAAATTTGATTTACTGAAAATGTATAAGAGAGAAAAGGAAAAGGTCAAAGAAATGCTTATGGAATCACCTGGGAGGTTATGCCTAACTTCAGATTTGTGGACGTCTATTGCTACTGATGGGTATTTAGCAATTACAGTTCACTTTATGGATAAAGAATGGGTTTTGCAAAAAAGAGTTTTATCGTTTTCTTTCATGCCACCACCTCATACCGGTGTTGCTTTGTGTGAAAAAGTGTTTTCTATTTTAGTAGAGTGGGGCatagaaaataaaatattttctatgACATTAGATAATGCTTCTTCTAATGACACTTTCATTGGGCTTTTAAGGGAACAACTAAATAAAAAATTACCACTTGTTTCTAGGGGTAATTTTTTTCACTTGAGATGTTGTGCACATATTTTGAATTTGATTGTGCAAGATGGGTTGAAGCAAATTGATGAGTGTATTTACAAAGTGAGAGAGAGTATCAAGTATGTTAAAGGGTCGCAACAAAGGAAGGAAAAGTTTATAGAGTGTGTTCAGTTGCTTTCTTTGAAAAGGAAAAAGGGGTTAAGGCAAGACGTTGTTACTAGGTGGAATTCTACCTTTTTAATGCTTGATAGTGCCCTTTTTTATCGACGCGCCTTTTGCCATTTAGAATTGAGTGATTCTAATTATAAGCATTGTCCGAATGCATTAGAGTGGGAAAAGATTGGAAAGATGTGTTCTTTTCTTGGAGTGTTTTATGGTATCACAAATGTTTTTTCGGGTACAAAATATCCAACTGCAAACTTGTATTACCCACATGTTTTTATGGCTTACTTGACTTTGAAAGAGGGTATGGGTTCAGAAGACGAGTATATGAGAAACATGGCTGACTTGATGATGACAAAGTTTCAGAAATATTGGTCTGATTTTAGTCTTACTTTAGCCATAGCTGTGGTGTTGGATCCTAGATACAAATTGCACTTTATCGAGTGGAGTTATTCACAAGTTTATGGGCGTGATAGCAAGGAATATGAATATGTTGATGAGGTTTTGCACTCTACTTTTCATGAATATGTCGAGTTAAATATGGATGGTAGTTCTTCTACAACTTCAAATGTCGCAAGTACTTCAGATGCTAGCAAAGGGGTTGACGAAACGGGAGATGATGATTCAACAAGTGTCTTTGGAGTTAGAGCTAGACTTAAG GATTTTGATCAGTTTCAAAGTAAAGATTTTCTAGCTAACAAAAAATCAGAATTGCAATTGTATTTGGATGAGTCAAGAGTTGATAGGAACTCGAACTTAGATGTTTTGACATTTTGGAAAGCCAATGAGTTTAGATATCCCACACTTGCAAGGATGGCAAGAGACTTTTTGACAATTCCGGTTTCTACCGTCGCATCGGAGTCCACATTTAGTGCAAGTGGAAGAGTTCTTAATGAGCATCGAAGCTCACTTGGTAAAGATACCGTTGAGGCTCTAATATGCACAAAGGATTGGTTATATGGAGATTATTGTAATGTCCCTTTTTCCTTGAGTTTTGTAAGGTTTTTATAA